From a region of the Archocentrus centrarchus isolate MPI-CPG fArcCen1 chromosome 18, fArcCen1, whole genome shotgun sequence genome:
- the LOC115796894 gene encoding tripartite motif-containing protein 16-like, protein MAQRENQLNLEKFSCSICLDLLKDPVATSCGHSYCMNCIKGFWDEEDKKGIHSCPQCRKTFTPRPVLEKNILLAELVEQLKKTGLQAAPADHCYAGPEDVACDVCSGRKLKAIKSCLSCLASYCEKHLQPHYDAAPLKKHKLVAPSKKLQENICSRHDEVMKIFCRTDQQSICYLCTMDEHQGHETVPAAAERTEKQKELEVRRLNIQQRIQDQEKDVKLLQQEVEAINGSADKAVEDSEKMVTELIRLIQKRSSDVKQQVRSQQETEVSRVKELQEKLEQEIAELKRKDAELEQLSHTEDHSQFLHNYPSLSALSESTHSSSINIGPLRYFEDVTAAVSETRDKLQDILREEWTNISLTVTEVDVLLSPSEPKTRAGFLKYSHEITLDSNTAHRKLLLSEGNRKATFMKQQQSYSYHPYRFTVNFQVLSKEILTGRCYWEVEWRGGGVCVAAAYNYSSRAGSLFGYNDKSWALHCHANSYQFWHNNVQTDLTGPWSYRVGVYLDHRAGILSFYSVSETMTLLHRVQTTFTQPLYAGLWLWGDGVTAEFIKVR, encoded by the coding sequence atggcTCAGAGAGAAAATCAGCTGAATTTAGAGAAATTCTCTTGTTCCATCTGTCTGGATCTGCTGAAGGATCCAGTGGCTACAAGctgtggacacagctactgcatgaactgtattaaagGTTTCTGGGATGAAGAAGACAAGAAGGGAatccacagctgccctcagtgcaggAAGACTTTCACACCGAGGCCTGTCCTGGAGAAAAACATCCTGTTAGCTGAGTTGGTGGaacagctgaagaagactggactccaagctgctccagctgatcactgctatgctggacctgaagatgtggcctgtgatgtctgcagtgggaggaagctgaaagccATCAAGTCCTGTTTATCTTGTCTGGCCTCTTACTGTGAGAAACACCTCCAACCTCACTATGATGCAGCtccattaaagaaacacaagctggtggccccctccaagaagctccaggagaacatctgctctcgtcatgatgaggtgatgaagattttctgtcgtactgatcagcagagtatctgttatctctgcaCAATGGATGAACATCAAGGCCATGAAACagtcccagctgcagcagaaaggactgagaagcagaaggagctcgaggtgagacgactaaacatccagcagagaatccaggaccaagagaaagatgtgaagctgcttcaacaggaggtggaggccatcaatGGCTCCGCTGATAAAGCAGTGGAGGACAGTGAGAAGATGGTCACCGAGCTGATCCGtctgatccagaaaagaagctctgatgtgaagcagcaggtcagatcccagcaggaaactgaagtgagtcgagtcaaagagcttcaggagaagctggagcaggagatcgctgagctgaagaggaaagacgccgagctggagcagctctcacacacagaggatcacagccagtttctacacaactacccctcactgtcagcactcagtgagtctacacactcatccagcatcaatattggtcctctgaggtactttgaggatgtgacagcagctgtgtcagagaccagagataaactacaggacatcctgagagaggaatggacaaacatctcactgacagtcactgaagtggatgttttactgtcaccatcagagccaaagaccagagctggattcttaaaatattcacatgaaatcacactggattcaaacacagcacacagaaagCTGTTATTATCTGagggaaacagaaaagcaaCATTTATGAAACAACAACAGTCTTATTCTTATCATCCATATAGATTCACTGTAAATTTTCAGGTCCTGAGTAAAGAGATTCTGACTGGacgttgttactgggaggtggagtggagaggggGAGGAGTTTGTGTAGCAGCCGCATACAATTAtagcagcagagcagggagcTTATTTGGATACAATGACAAATCTTGGGCGTTACATTGTCATGCAAACAGTTACCaattttggcacaacaatgtCCAAACTGACCTCACAGGTCCTTGGTCCTAcagagtaggagtgtacctggatcacagagcaggtattctgtctttctacagcgtctctgaaaccatgactctcctccacagagtccagaccacattcactcagccgctCTATGCTGGACTTTGGCTTTGGGGAGATGGAGTCACTGCAGAGTTTATTAAAGTCAGATAG
- the LOC115796914 gene encoding uncharacterized protein LOC115796914 isoform X2, with protein sequence MCTVQNLREFIKERLTAVCEEIFSEVQKTIAHYEEEISRQRRLLDISRKPDTNSHITALPQPHNREKEHSLDEQQVCNQETNSSLDQEDPEPPQIKEEQEEVCSSQEGEQLGLKQEADDIWTDEEQHRLLETIWKPEIKLYIIDVQLSLVLSTWLFYVVTCIWEEAVWFLQ encoded by the exons ATGTGTACAGTTCAGAACCTGAGAGAGTTCATCAAGGAGAGACTCACTGCTGTTTGCGAAGAAATCTTCTCAGAGGTTCAAAAAACCATCGCCCATTATGAGGAGGAGATCAGCCGTCAGCGCAGACTGCTGGATATCAGCCGGAAACccgacacaaactcacacatcaCAG cCCTCCCACAACCCCATAACCGTGAGAAAGAGCACAGTCTGGATGAACAGCAGGTCTGTAACCAGGAGACGAACTCCAGTCTGGATCAGGAGGACCCAGAgcctccacagattaaagaggaacaggaggaagtctgcagcagtcaggagggagagcagcttggACTGAAGCAGGAGGCTGATGACATCTGGACTGATGAAGAGCAGCACAGACTGCTGGAGACCATCTGGAAACCTGAGATAAAGTTATACATAATAG atgtacagctgagtcttgtcctgtctacgtggctcttctatgttgtgacGTGCATTTGGGAAGAGGCTGTGTGGTTTCTCCAATGA